The Euphorbia lathyris chromosome 2, ddEupLath1.1, whole genome shotgun sequence genome includes a window with the following:
- the LOC136216555 gene encoding uncharacterized protein: protein MEIYGKDYATGKSAEGFVDAVGNMEKIVIPNQVVLDSSDEEDINASEMAESAPPSKKMKRENTSKHKGGKKKVSAGNSELASLQSFMKNMNAHLSTMANVMTRTHEREQYAHEREQYVIQKGEKVLDELLVLEGITKKQALKVAQILTEDPNKLLLFSNCPDALKVMLVKDFLGEKDNEDA from the coding sequence ATGGAGATTTATGGCAAAGATTATGCCACTGGCAAATCAGCTGAGGGTTTTGTTGATGCGGTTGGCAATATGGAAAAAATTGTTATACCCAATCAAGTTGTGCTTGATTCAAGTGATGAGGAAGATATTAATGCTAGTGAAATGGCGGAATCTGCCCCTCCGtcaaagaaaatgaaaagagaGAACACTTCAAAGCATAAGGGAGGTAAGAAGAAAGTTAGTGCTGGTAATTCTGAATTAGCAAGCTTACAAAGttttatgaaaaatatgaaTGCACATCTTTCAACCATGGCTAATGTAATGACCCGTACTCATGAACGTGAGCAATATGCTCATGAACGTGAGCAATATGTAATTCAGAAAGGGGAAAAGGTGTTGGATGAGCTGCTTGTTTTGGAAGGTATAACTAAAAAACAAGCTTTGAAAGTAGCTCAAATTCTAACTGAAGATCCGAACAAGCTCCTGCTTTTTTCTAATTGTCCCGATGCTTTGAAAGTCATGCTTGTCAAAGATTTTCTTGGtgaaaaggacaatgaagatgCTTAA